The nucleotide sequence GCTCACGGACGTCCGCGATCGGCTCGAGATCGCGCTCGGAGACGCGCGACCCGAAGTGCGCGCCGCGTGCTCACGTGCGCTTTCGGCGGCGCTGGGGCGCGCGGGAAAAGAGCAGCCGCTCCCACCGGGCCGCAGCCACCGGAGAACCTACGCCTCCTCCGACACGCCGCTCGAGGCAGGACGAAAGACCCGCTGCCCGAATTGCGGTGCCCTCGAGGCCTTCGTGATCTACGAGTCGCGCGATCGGGGCAACACGTGGGACGACACCACGGTCGAGCGCAAGTGCGGCTCGTGCCAGATCTACCTGCTCGAACGCTTTGGGCTCTAGCGGCGCGCCTCTCCTCTTGCGCGCCGCGAATTGTCGCGATAAATACACCACATGGTTCAGTATTGAAGGCCCGCCTCGACGCGTCGTTCGCCGCCCTCTCGGCGCGACGCGACGCGGCGTTCTGGAACAGCTCGGGCGTCAGGATGCGTCGATCACGGCCCTCGCCGAAAAGTTCAGGATGACGCTGACGGGCATGAAGAAGCACGTCGGTGTCCTGGAGCAGGCCGGCCTCGTGACCACGGAGAAGGTCGGGCGCGTGCGGACGTGCAAGCTCGGCGCGCGCCACCTCGCGGACGAGATGGCGTGGATGGAGAGATACCGCCAGCTGTGGGCCGCACGCTTCGACGAGTTGGACGACGTTCTCGAGGAACTTCAGCAGCAGAAGGAAGAGGTCAATGGACGCAAGTAAAGAGAGTGGGCCGATGAAGAACCCCACGACGGTCGAGCGCAAATCCGATCGCGAGCTCGTCGCGACGCGGACCTTCAACGCCCCGGCGCGCATCGTGTTCGACGCGTGGACCACGGCCGAGCTCTTCAAGCGATGGTGGGTACCCAGGTCGTGCCCCATCGTCCTCCTCGCTTGCGACATGGACGTACGCGTGGGCGGCAAGTACCGCTTGGTGTTCGGCCACGGCGACTCACCGCCGATGGAAGTTTTTGGTCGGTACCTCGAGGTGACGCCGCCCTCACGCCTCTCGTGGACGAACGAGGAAACGGGCGACGGCGGCGCCATCACCACGATCACCTTCGAGGAGAAGGACGGCAAGACGGTGCTCGTCATGCACGATCTCTATCCCCTCGTTGGCGGCACGCACACGACTGCCACGTCGGACTCCTTCGTCACCGACGTCGTCTTCGCAAGAGCCTCGAATCGGCTTCCGCAAAGGGCAGGTAGGCGTCTGGGATCAGTCCTTCCATGCGCCGTCCGCCGTTGCTCGTGAAGCTTGTCGTCGGGGCGTAACCCGCTCGACCAGCTTCGCGCGAATGCCGAAAGGCCGCGAGCGAACGCGAGCGATCCGGCGAACCGCTCGATGGCCACCTTGCTCGCGGTGTACGACGGTTGCCAGCGGCATCGCCAGCGTCACGCTCGAGGTCACGTTCACGACCACGCCGGACTGACGCTCGCGAATCGCGGGCGGCACCGCTTGCGTCATCGCCATGACGCCGAAGGTGTTGGTCCCGAACACCTCGCACGGTGGACATGGGCGTGGCCGCGAAGGCGCCGACGACGCCGATACCGGCATTGTTGACGAGCACGTCAATGGGGCCGGCCGATTCGACCGCGGCCGCGATGCTGGCGGGCTTCAGCGTCGAGCGGCAGGACGCGAAGCCGCTCGGAGCGGGGCAGGATGTCCTCGCCGGGCGTTCGCATGGTGGCGATCACGTTCCAGCCCTGGGCATGGAAGTGGCGGGCAGTCTCCAGACCATAGCCCGACGAGGTGCCGGTGACGAGCACTGTCTTCATGCGTCCTTCACGGTTGTTTGACAGCGCCCTTGTTGCGATCTCCGCGCTCTACGAGTGAACCATTTCTTTGCGAGCGTCCAGAAACGCAACGATCCCTCTCTGGAAGTCATCGCTGCT is from Myxococcales bacterium and encodes:
- a CDS encoding SRPBCC domain-containing protein produces the protein MDASKESGPMKNPTTVERKSDRELVATRTFNAPARIVFDAWTTAELFKRWWVPRSCPIVLLACDMDVRVGGKYRLVFGHGDSPPMEVFGRYLEVTPPSRLSWTNEETGDGGAITTITFEEKDGKTVLVMHDLYPLVGGTHTTATSDSFVTDVVFARASNRLPQRAGRRLGSVLPCAVRRCS